A region of the Anas platyrhynchos isolate ZD024472 breed Pekin duck chromosome 31, IASCAAS_PekinDuck_T2T, whole genome shotgun sequence genome:
TGCTAAACAGAATTGCCCAAACTTCTCTGAGATAggaatctgagcaggagagtttgaggatctgggggatttcacagaagaactggtccacagcattgccttggcagaggggcagggaaaatgtgttggctgtgtgcaggacagcattgagaaagccactgccccaggcagctgctgccatctgggcacaagctctgctgcccaggaggctcccgtagtgcaggggcttgcagatggcaacgtagcggtcataggccatgacggtgagtaTAGAGTACTCTGCTgctagaaagaagagaaagaaaaagacctgagcagcacatccttgataggagatggccctggtgtcccagagggcattggccatggctttgggcagagtggtggagatgcagcccaggtcaaggagggcgaggttgaggaggaagaagtacatgggggtgtggaggcggtggtggcaggctacggcgctgaggatgaggccgttgcccaggagggcagccaggtagatgcccaggaagagcgtgaagtgcaggagctgcagctcgcgcatGTCTGTGAATGCCAGCAGCAAGAATTCAGTGATGGTGCTTCTGTTGGACATCTGCTTTTCTGGGGATGTGATCCTGAACAAAGAAGAGGATGAGAGGAATAAAGTACAAGAAATGTATGAGAGGGAAACAAATTcagtttctcatttaaaatcatCGCCTATATTGTGTACTTTGTGGCAGACATTTGGCAGATCCCTTTCATGCATCCTGATTCATTCTGCCTGAGGCTGTCTCTTGGAACAGGGGGCTCTACTGTCGGCAATGCAGGAGTCAGTCCTGTCCTACAGCAAGAGGTGAAGAGGAACATGGGGAAATGTCAGTTTCTCTTCCCTCCTGATCTCAGAGAGTTTTTCCCCAGTGTTGCTCCCAGTTCACCAAACTGCAGAGCAGAGTTGTGGaggctttttttaatttaatttaatttttttttttttgaggtttttGTTTCCGCTGTCCCACCACTCCTGAGGAATGTTTCCAAGCCACAGATCCTGGCTATTTCTGCTGGACTCAAAGTGAATCCTTGCAGATCATTATCAGAGAAAAAGGGACTGT
Encoded here:
- the LOC110354720 gene encoding olfactory receptor 14A16-like, with translation MSNRSTITEFLLLAFTDMRELQLLHFTLFLGIYLAALLGNGLILSAVACHHRLHTPMYFFLLNLALLDLGCISTTLPKAMANALWDTRAISYQGCAAQVFFFLFFLAAEYSILTVMAYDRYVAICKPLHYGSLLGSRACAQMAAAAWGSGFLNAVLHTANTFSLPLCQGNAVDQFFCEIPQILKLSCSDSYLREVWAILFSILLALGCFGFIALSYVQIFRAVLRMPSCQGRHKAFSTCLPHLAVVSLMVSTAIFAYLKPSSISSPSLDLVVTLLYTVVPPVANPLIYSMRNRELRDSVWTLLEYTHRQ